From the Halalkalicoccus sp. CGA53 genome, one window contains:
- a CDS encoding heme-binding protein — protein MQRREPPRTEEGLYALHDFRRVDWPAWNEVDEATHERALGDALGFLTEQSDADGEFAIFSVLGHKADLLLLSLRPSIADLDTASREFERTTFAEFTEPVYSYLSVTEASGYTEASADYFDPNAEADPGLKRYMDSRIDPELPETEFVCFYPMDKRRDPEYNWYDLPFSERAEMMESHGEVGKGYAGRVKQVITGSIGFDDWEWGVTLFSDEMTDIKELITEMRYDPVSSRYAEFGPFYVGRRFAPTQLEAFMAGEAVAVDESADAAAALAEGLGALGVTVDAPEGAHGLVIHTEAGSAEVESEVDSLRGSFEHYDSHVLTEVHGSESGAAVVSVWANEGAANTASGFLEELPGVTEVISGAVGSEVESHETGEAHGEGDGDGGSDIREELAELDIYGGKPHGEDVYALVLYSEADREELSEEVGDLRDGFDRYDTHVKTAVYEGHDGDRLAVVSIWETESAAETASGFLADLPGIVAHADEDGVLGEAESGFGTMGMFYTVKPEHRTDFVGTFDEVADVLSGMEGHHGTELLVNEDDENDMFIASQWRAKEDAMAFFGSEAFRETVRWGRDVLADRPRHVFLA, from the coding sequence ATGCAACGACGCGAGCCACCGCGAACCGAGGAGGGGCTGTACGCGCTCCACGACTTCCGCCGCGTCGACTGGCCGGCCTGGAACGAGGTCGACGAGGCAACGCACGAGCGCGCACTCGGTGACGCGCTGGGCTTCCTGACCGAACAGTCCGACGCCGACGGCGAGTTCGCGATCTTCAGCGTGCTCGGGCACAAGGCCGATCTGCTCCTGCTCTCGCTGCGCCCGTCGATCGCCGACCTCGACACCGCTTCGCGGGAGTTCGAGCGAACCACGTTCGCGGAGTTCACCGAGCCGGTGTACTCCTACCTCTCCGTGACGGAGGCGTCGGGCTACACCGAGGCCTCGGCGGACTACTTCGATCCGAACGCGGAGGCCGACCCGGGGCTGAAACGCTACATGGACTCGCGGATCGACCCCGAACTCCCCGAGACGGAGTTCGTCTGCTTCTACCCGATGGACAAGCGCCGCGACCCGGAGTACAACTGGTACGACCTGCCGTTCTCCGAGCGCGCCGAGATGATGGAGAGCCACGGCGAGGTCGGCAAGGGCTACGCCGGCCGGGTGAAGCAGGTCATCACCGGGAGTATTGGCTTCGACGACTGGGAGTGGGGGGTGACGCTCTTCTCCGACGAGATGACCGACATCAAGGAGCTGATCACCGAGATGCGCTACGACCCCGTCTCCTCCCGGTACGCCGAGTTCGGCCCGTTCTACGTGGGGCGGCGGTTCGCGCCCACGCAGCTGGAGGCGTTCATGGCGGGTGAGGCGGTCGCCGTCGACGAGTCGGCCGACGCCGCGGCAGCGCTCGCGGAGGGACTCGGCGCGCTGGGCGTCACCGTCGACGCTCCGGAGGGCGCACACGGCCTCGTGATCCACACGGAGGCGGGTAGCGCGGAGGTCGAGAGCGAGGTGGACTCCCTGCGCGGGAGCTTCGAGCACTACGACAGCCACGTGCTGACAGAGGTCCACGGGAGCGAAAGCGGAGCAGCGGTCGTGAGCGTCTGGGCGAACGAGGGCGCAGCGAACACCGCGAGCGGCTTCTTAGAGGAGCTTCCGGGCGTCACCGAGGTGATCTCCGGAGCGGTGGGAAGCGAGGTCGAGAGCCACGAGACCGGCGAGGCCCACGGGGAGGGAGATGGGGACGGCGGGAGCGACATCAGAGAGGAGCTGGCGGAGCTCGACATCTACGGCGGGAAGCCCCACGGCGAGGACGTCTACGCGCTCGTGCTCTACTCCGAGGCCGATCGTGAGGAACTCTCGGAGGAGGTCGGCGATCTGCGAGACGGGTTCGACCGCTACGACACGCACGTGAAGACCGCGGTGTACGAGGGACACGACGGCGACCGCCTCGCGGTCGTGAGCATCTGGGAGACCGAGTCCGCCGCCGAGACCGCGAGCGGCTTCCTGGCCGACCTCCCGGGGATCGTCGCGCACGCCGACGAGGACGGGGTGCTCGGCGAGGCCGAAAGCGGCTTCGGCACGATGGGGATGTTCTACACGGTGAAACCCGAACACAGGACGGACTTCGTCGGGACGTTCGACGAGGTGGCCGACGTGCTCTCGGGGATGGAGGGCCACCACGGGACCGAACTCCTCGTGAACGAGGACGACGAGAACGACATGTTCATCGCGAGCCAGTGGCGCGCGAAGGAGGACGCGATGGCCTTCTTCGGGTCGGAGGCGTTCCGCGAGACGGTCCGCTGGGGCCGTGACGTGCTCGCGGACCGACCGCGACACGTCTTCCTCGCCTGA
- a CDS encoding site-2 protease family protein: MSTLTWILLGVGLYWLALIAARNRGLLPGYVGTQGPIITLHTKRGREFLDRLSAPKRFWRAFANLGVGMALVIMVIAFVFVVTAAYGQMRSPESTAVTEPQNVLVIPGVNEFLPLSVAPEIVLGLLVALVFHEGAHGLLCRVEDIEIESMGLAVLAFIPIGAFVEPDHESQQAADRGGQTRMFAAGVTANVVVTVVAFALLFGPVVGAIAVAPGAAVGGTFPGSAAADAGIDQGDRITAIDGVAVATTDELTETLAETDEEVVSVTIDDEREVEVERSLLVVQAVPDGPTGLETNDTIVSVDGDEIHTEREFEDLLRERTEVTVGTADGEERTFAAGALVPEVVEGGPFDEAGAPTDAEWIVITAVDDERVLTREELSATLEDAGETVVIEAYVDGERDSYEVEREDGQLGVFLQAGISGIGVSDFGIQEYPSSAYLAALGGGDDDGGAAAGGDFFGLVVSALILPIASLLDIGLPFNFAGFTGHITNFYVVEGPLSLLGAGTVFLLANALFWTGWINFNLALFNCIPAFPLDGGHILRNSTEAVVSRLPVSTGYELTKTVTISVGVTMLLALLLMIFGQGLLA; encoded by the coding sequence ATGAGTACGCTGACGTGGATCCTCCTCGGGGTCGGCCTCTACTGGCTGGCGCTGATCGCCGCCCGGAACCGGGGGCTGCTCCCCGGCTACGTCGGCACGCAGGGACCCATCATCACGCTCCACACGAAACGCGGCCGCGAGTTCCTCGACCGGCTCTCGGCTCCCAAACGGTTCTGGCGGGCGTTCGCCAACCTCGGCGTCGGGATGGCGCTCGTGATCATGGTGATCGCGTTCGTCTTCGTCGTCACCGCCGCCTACGGGCAGATGCGCTCGCCGGAGTCGACCGCCGTCACCGAACCGCAGAACGTCCTCGTCATTCCAGGAGTAAACGAGTTCCTTCCGCTGTCGGTCGCCCCGGAGATCGTCCTCGGCCTGCTCGTCGCGCTCGTCTTCCACGAGGGCGCACACGGACTGCTCTGCCGGGTCGAGGACATCGAGATCGAGTCGATGGGCCTCGCCGTACTCGCGTTCATCCCGATCGGGGCGTTCGTCGAGCCGGACCACGAGAGCCAGCAGGCGGCGGACAGGGGCGGTCAGACCCGGATGTTCGCCGCGGGCGTCACCGCGAACGTCGTCGTCACCGTCGTCGCCTTCGCGCTGCTGTTCGGCCCCGTCGTGGGTGCGATCGCGGTCGCACCAGGCGCGGCCGTCGGCGGCACGTTCCCCGGCTCCGCGGCCGCCGACGCCGGGATCGACCAGGGCGACCGGATCACCGCGATCGACGGGGTGGCCGTCGCGACCACGGACGAACTGACCGAGACGCTCGCGGAGACCGACGAGGAGGTCGTCTCGGTCACGATCGACGACGAACGCGAGGTCGAGGTCGAGCGCTCGTTGCTGGTGGTACAGGCGGTCCCCGACGGGCCGACCGGTTTGGAGACCAACGACACGATCGTCTCAGTCGACGGCGACGAGATCCACACCGAACGCGAGTTCGAGGACCTGCTCCGCGAGCGGACCGAGGTGACCGTCGGGACCGCCGACGGCGAGGAGCGGACGTTCGCCGCCGGCGCGCTCGTCCCCGAGGTCGTGGAGGGTGGGCCGTTCGACGAGGCGGGCGCGCCCACCGACGCCGAGTGGATCGTGATCACCGCGGTCGACGACGAGCGCGTGCTCACCAGGGAGGAACTCAGTGCGACCCTCGAGGATGCTGGCGAGACGGTCGTGATCGAGGCGTACGTCGACGGCGAGCGCGATAGCTACGAGGTCGAGCGCGAGGACGGTCAGCTCGGCGTCTTCCTCCAGGCCGGCATCAGCGGGATCGGCGTGAGCGACTTCGGCATCCAGGAGTACCCGTCGAGCGCGTACCTCGCGGCACTCGGCGGCGGCGACGACGACGGCGGCGCGGCGGCCGGCGGCGACTTCTTCGGGCTGGTGGTCTCGGCGCTGATCCTGCCGATCGCCTCGCTGCTCGACATCGGCCTGCCCTTTAACTTCGCCGGCTTCACCGGCCACATCACGAACTTCTACGTCGTGGAGGGACCGCTGTCGCTGCTCGGAGCCGGTACCGTCTTCCTGCTCGCGAACGCGCTGTTCTGGACCGGCTGGATCAACTTCAACCTCGCGCTGTTCAACTGTATCCCCGCCTTCCCGCTCGACGGTGGGCACATCCTCAGAAACAGCACCGAGGCGGTCGTCTCCCGGCTCCCGGTCTCGACCGGTTACGAACTCACGAAGACCGTCACCATCTCCGTCGGCGTGACGATGCTGCTCGCGCTGTTGTTGATGATCTTCGGACAGGGCCTGCTCGCGTAG
- a CDS encoding outer membrane protein assembly factor BamB family protein, translating to MERSRRTVIATVGGVFPFGGVYGLRRLRGAGETTGGADEPAPPTDRDDRTGDESDVGGGRTEIATNGWLSYRGGPGLTGAVSATGPADEPTVAWTFEPSEVLGRPVAADRRVVVAGTGSSGRRGTLYALAADRGAVEWESDPGAGVGHPPTLVGDLIVVSTVAGDIVAYDRAGAERWRFALGDRPSHVVPGDGTLFAGAAGTTYALDVEGQERWRSDAGGRPAADDDCVYVTDGETVTALGVDDGERRWSGELDAGVIGAPIVRGGTVLAVGETGRITALVGDETAWTTAGDRPTRPAVTEDLVVVGYRYGSLLAYDRTTGEPRWERPDPGVTHLAVAGGTLYTVRVPEERVGEPTPLLETRELDSGEAVRETELPADRPPVVGDRTIYLGGGDLTALR from the coding sequence ATGGAACGATCGAGACGGACCGTGATCGCCACGGTCGGGGGCGTCTTCCCCTTCGGCGGGGTGTACGGGCTGCGTCGACTGCGCGGAGCGGGTGAAACAACGGGCGGAGCGGACGAGCCGGCCCCACCGACCGACCGGGATGACCGGACGGGGGACGAGAGCGATGTGGGAGGCGGGCGGACGGAGATCGCGACGAATGGGTGGTTGAGCTACCGCGGCGGACCCGGTCTGACGGGCGCGGTGAGCGCGACGGGGCCTGCAGACGAACCGACGGTCGCGTGGACGTTCGAACCGAGCGAGGTCCTCGGACGCCCCGTCGCGGCGGATAGACGGGTGGTCGTCGCCGGGACCGGGAGTTCGGGGCGACGCGGGACGCTCTACGCCCTCGCTGCCGACCGGGGAGCGGTGGAGTGGGAGTCGGACCCTGGAGCAGGCGTCGGTCACCCGCCGACGCTCGTCGGCGACCTGATCGTCGTCTCGACGGTGGCCGGCGACATCGTCGCGTACGATCGAGCGGGCGCCGAACGGTGGCGGTTCGCCCTCGGCGATCGGCCGTCGCACGTCGTTCCCGGGGACGGAACGCTCTTCGCCGGTGCGGCAGGGACGACCTACGCTCTCGACGTGGAGGGCCAAGAGCGGTGGCGGTCCGACGCCGGCGGTCGACCCGCGGCGGACGACGACTGCGTCTACGTCACCGACGGCGAGACGGTCACCGCCCTCGGTGTGGACGACGGCGAGCGACGGTGGTCCGGGGAACTCGATGCGGGCGTGATCGGGGCGCCGATCGTCCGTGGCGGCACCGTCCTCGCGGTCGGGGAAACCGGGAGGATCACGGCGCTCGTGGGGGACGAGACGGCGTGGACGACGGCTGGTGACCGGCCGACACGGCCCGCGGTGACGGAGGACCTGGTCGTCGTCGGCTACCGGTACGGATCGCTGCTCGCGTACGATCGTACGACTGGCGAGCCCCGCTGGGAGCGTCCGGATCCGGGTGTCACACACCTCGCGGTCGCGGGTGGGACGCTCTACACGGTCCGTGTTCCGGAGGAGAGGGTCGGCGAACCGACACCGCTCCTCGAGACGCGAGAACTCGACTCCGGCGAGGCGGTCCGGGAGACCGAACTTCCGGCCGATCGGCCGCCCGTCGTCGGCGATCGGACGATCTATCTCGGCGGCGGCGACCTCACGGCGCTCCGGTGA
- a CDS encoding molybdopterin synthase, translated as MKPLGVVGPSDSGKTTLVERLTERLSEEGRVGTIKHMTHAPEIDTEGKDTERHREAGATVTYGLTDEESWFATGDDLSLGEALDRLAPTHDYALVEGFSEARIPQVVLGGREHAGEALAEAETADGVDLDDVIDALSGTEPYVTLETLVARAKRSPRADRAGAIATFTGRVRERDGEEDDPTSYLEFETYEGVAEGRMRAIEEELAAREGVQEVLSHHRTGVVASGEDIVFVVVLAGHREEAFRTVEDGINRLKDEVPIFKKEVTTDEEFWVHTK; from the coding sequence ATGAAACCGCTGGGCGTCGTCGGTCCGTCCGACTCGGGGAAGACGACCCTCGTCGAACGGCTCACCGAGCGCCTCTCCGAGGAGGGTCGGGTCGGGACGATAAAACACATGACCCACGCCCCCGAGATCGACACCGAGGGCAAGGACACCGAACGCCACCGCGAGGCCGGGGCGACCGTCACCTACGGGCTGACCGACGAGGAGAGCTGGTTCGCGACGGGCGACGACCTCTCGCTCGGCGAGGCGCTCGACCGGCTGGCACCGACCCACGACTACGCGCTCGTCGAGGGGTTCTCGGAGGCACGGATCCCGCAGGTCGTCCTGGGTGGCAGGGAGCACGCGGGCGAGGCGCTCGCCGAGGCGGAGACGGCCGACGGCGTGGACCTGGATGACGTGATCGACGCGCTCTCCGGGACCGAACCGTACGTCACCCTCGAAACGCTCGTCGCGCGGGCGAAACGCTCGCCGAGGGCGGACCGGGCGGGGGCGATCGCGACGTTCACCGGGCGGGTGAGAGAACGAGACGGCGAGGAGGACGATCCCACCAGCTACCTCGAGTTCGAGACGTACGAAGGGGTCGCCGAGGGGCGGATGCGGGCGATCGAGGAGGAACTCGCCGCGCGCGAGGGTGTCCAGGAGGTGCTCAGCCACCACCGGACAGGCGTCGTCGCCTCCGGCGAGGACATCGTCTTCGTGGTCGTCCTCGCCGGTCACCGCGAGGAGGCGTTCCGCACCGTCGAGGACGGGATCAACAGGCTCAAGGACGAAGTACCGATCTTCAAGAAGGAGGTCACGACCGACGAGGAGTTCTGGGTCCACACGAAGTAA
- a CDS encoding site-2 protease family protein, with protein sequence MQQPESPVDGPPLSALSDVFWVYEVGRDGESIRYYGEPIVDGRTLMRELWPLFRESGYEIRLTRERGEWLLIAEPVSLGVDGIPWTHLILFGLTVASTLFAGSLWYHYDPFSLEALRAWPFTVAVLGVLAVHELGHYAMGRYHKVQVSLPYFIPIPTLIGTMGAVIKMKGQIPSRRALFDIGVAGPLAGLLATMVVAIIGLHLPPVTAPQELISDPDAGVYIQLGYPPLLEFLAWLFDRPLHYDDPAVAVNPVVVGAWVGMFVTFLNMIPVGQLDGGHITRAILGEDADRISAFVPVVLFSLAGYLYYLAGVPGDAAFIWAFWGFLALVVGFMGSAQPIDDAELGTGRVAVGVLTVVLGLLCFTPVPIQVVG encoded by the coding sequence ATGCAGCAGCCGGAGTCGCCCGTCGATGGACCGCCGCTTTCGGCGCTCTCCGACGTCTTCTGGGTCTACGAGGTCGGACGCGACGGCGAGTCGATCCGCTACTACGGCGAACCGATCGTCGACGGACGGACCCTGATGCGAGAGCTCTGGCCCCTCTTCCGCGAGTCGGGCTACGAGATCCGGCTCACGCGTGAGCGCGGGGAGTGGCTCCTGATCGCCGAACCCGTCTCGCTCGGCGTCGACGGGATACCCTGGACGCACCTGATCCTGTTCGGCCTCACCGTCGCGTCGACGCTGTTCGCCGGCTCGCTCTGGTACCACTACGATCCGTTCTCGCTCGAGGCGCTCCGGGCCTGGCCCTTTACCGTCGCCGTCCTCGGAGTGCTCGCGGTCCACGAGCTCGGTCACTACGCCATGGGCCGGTACCACAAGGTGCAGGTCTCGCTGCCCTACTTCATCCCGATCCCGACGCTGATCGGGACGATGGGCGCGGTGATCAAGATGAAAGGACAGATCCCGAGCCGCCGAGCGCTGTTCGACATCGGCGTCGCGGGTCCGCTCGCGGGGCTTCTCGCGACGATGGTCGTCGCGATCATCGGGCTCCACCTCCCGCCGGTGACCGCCCCCCAGGAGCTGATCTCGGACCCCGACGCCGGCGTCTACATCCAGCTCGGCTATCCACCGCTGCTCGAGTTCCTCGCGTGGCTGTTCGACCGGCCGCTTCACTACGACGACCCCGCGGTGGCGGTGAACCCGGTCGTCGTCGGTGCGTGGGTCGGGATGTTCGTCACGTTCCTCAACATGATCCCCGTCGGCCAGCTCGACGGCGGCCACATCACGCGGGCCATCCTCGGCGAGGACGCCGATCGGATCTCCGCGTTCGTCCCCGTGGTGCTCTTCTCGCTGGCGGGCTATCTCTACTACCTCGCTGGCGTTCCGGGCGACGCGGCGTTCATCTGGGCGTTCTGGGGCTTTCTCGCGCTCGTCGTCGGGTTCATGGGCTCGGCCCAGCCGATCGACGACGCCGAACTCGGCACCGGGAGGGTCGCCGTCGGCGTCCTCACCGTGGTCCTCGGACTGCTCTGTTTCACCCCGGTGCCGATCCAGGTCGTCGGCTGA
- the lysS gene encoding lysine--tRNA ligase, which produces MSDSPYLLGESDDRHVFWADEVADRVEQRVADERANGEREADEPIVVKGGISPSGVPHLGNMNEVMRGYYVAAVLRERGHEVRQVFTADDRDPLRKLPRTLCDLDGTLADLGEVDAGALGRNLGAPYTDIPDPFGCCASYGAHFSNLIGQGAEELGVPIELVSNTELYEAGEFEAATRFLLEERERASELLSSYQDTADESYVPFTPICAECGKLTGEVREIDLDAGTVSYRCTAIEAGGRTIEGCGHEGEASLSEGKLPWRFEWVAQWELLGVDFEPFGKDHAEGSWPSGVDIARNVFGFEPPVPMVYEWFTLDGEPFSSSEGNVVLVSEVLELVEVDVLRYFFAKDPSRARDFSIERLDLLVDEFDRFEAIHFGEVEADERERRFAERVYPLVVPDPDPERVRIPFRFAAVLGMTDDPDLREEIARREGHIPEDASEGAVEGALARVDRARNWARRTDNEYNYELKRAELPTVDLDEDTERALDELAAFVEREDDPEAIQGEIYESAKRHGIPVGEFFSTGYRLFFDEEQGPQLGPFLARLDREFVLARLRRER; this is translated from the coding sequence ATGAGCGACTCCCCCTATCTCCTCGGCGAGAGCGACGACCGACACGTCTTCTGGGCCGACGAGGTCGCGGACAGGGTCGAGCAACGGGTGGCAGACGAGAGAGCGAACGGCGAGCGCGAGGCCGACGAACCGATCGTCGTGAAGGGCGGCATCTCTCCCTCGGGCGTCCCGCACCTCGGCAACATGAACGAGGTGATGCGCGGCTACTACGTCGCCGCCGTCCTCAGGGAGCGGGGTCACGAGGTGAGACAGGTGTTCACGGCGGACGACCGCGATCCGCTGCGGAAGCTCCCGCGGACGCTCTGTGACCTCGACGGAACGCTCGCCGATCTGGGAGAGGTGGACGCGGGCGCGCTCGGGCGGAACCTCGGCGCGCCCTACACCGATATCCCAGACCCGTTCGGGTGCTGTGCGTCCTACGGGGCGCACTTCTCGAACCTGATCGGGCAGGGTGCGGAGGAGCTCGGCGTGCCGATCGAGCTCGTCTCGAACACCGAACTCTACGAGGCCGGCGAGTTCGAGGCCGCGACCCGTTTCCTCCTCGAAGAGCGCGAGCGGGCGAGCGAGCTGCTCTCAAGCTATCAGGACACCGCCGACGAGTCCTACGTCCCGTTCACACCGATCTGTGCGGAGTGCGGGAAGCTCACCGGCGAGGTGAGAGAGATCGATCTCGACGCGGGAACCGTCTCGTATCGCTGTACGGCGATCGAGGCCGGCGGCCGTACGATCGAGGGCTGTGGTCACGAGGGTGAGGCGTCCCTGAGCGAGGGGAAGCTCCCGTGGCGCTTCGAGTGGGTCGCGCAGTGGGAGCTGCTGGGAGTCGACTTCGAGCCGTTCGGCAAGGACCACGCCGAGGGCTCGTGGCCCTCCGGCGTCGACATCGCGCGGAACGTCTTCGGCTTCGAGCCGCCGGTGCCGATGGTCTACGAGTGGTTCACGCTCGACGGCGAGCCCTTCTCCTCCTCCGAGGGCAACGTCGTGCTCGTCTCGGAGGTGCTGGAGCTGGTCGAAGTCGACGTACTCCGATACTTCTTTGCGAAAGACCCCTCGCGCGCCCGGGACTTCTCGATCGAGCGTCTCGACCTGCTGGTCGACGAGTTCGACCGGTTCGAGGCGATCCACTTCGGGGAGGTCGAGGCCGACGAACGCGAGAGACGGTTCGCGGAGCGGGTCTACCCACTGGTCGTCCCCGATCCCGACCCCGAGCGGGTTCGGATCCCGTTCCGGTTCGCGGCGGTACTGGGGATGACCGACGATCCGGACCTGCGAGAGGAGATCGCCAGACGGGAGGGTCACATCCCCGAGGACGCCTCCGAAGGGGCCGTCGAGGGGGCGCTCGCGCGGGTCGACCGCGCGCGGAACTGGGCGCGCCGGACCGACAACGAGTACAACTACGAGTTGAAACGGGCAGAGCTACCCACCGTAGATCTAGACGAGGACACCGAACGGGCGCTCGACGAACTCGCGGCGTTCGTCGAGCGTGAGGACGACCCGGAGGCGATCCAGGGCGAGATCTACGAGAGCGCGAAGCGTCACGGGATCCCTGTCGGGGAGTTCTTCTCGACGGGCTATCGTCTCTTCTTCGACGAGGAACAGGGACCGCAGCTCGGCCCGTTCCTCGCGCGGCTCGACCGCGAGTTCGTCCTCGCACGGCTCCGGCGCGAGCGGTGA
- the pyrH gene encoding UMP kinase, whose protein sequence is MRVVISVGGSVLVPDLGSGRVAAHASVIEELAAEGVAVGAVVGGGGVAREYIGAARALGANEIELDEIGIGATRLNARLLIAALGDQVVPSPARTYEDAGEAIRHGDVCVMGGVTPAQTTDAVAAALSEYVGADLLVYATSVPGVFDADPNEDGEATRFDELTPGELVDVIAGIEMNAGASAPVDLLAAKVIERSGMRTIVLDGTDPDRIASAVRYGDHDGTDVIPEGMGAEPTYWVDGE, encoded by the coding sequence ATGAGAGTCGTGATCTCTGTGGGTGGAAGCGTCCTCGTGCCCGATCTCGGGTCCGGACGCGTCGCGGCACACGCGTCCGTCATCGAGGAGCTCGCCGCGGAGGGCGTCGCCGTCGGCGCTGTCGTCGGGGGCGGCGGGGTCGCCCGTGAGTACATCGGGGCCGCCCGGGCGCTGGGTGCCAACGAGATCGAACTCGACGAGATCGGGATCGGGGCGACACGACTGAACGCCCGGCTGCTGATCGCCGCCCTCGGGGACCAGGTCGTCCCGTCTCCCGCGCGCACGTACGAGGACGCCGGCGAGGCGATCCGACACGGCGACGTCTGCGTGATGGGCGGGGTCACGCCCGCGCAGACGACCGACGCCGTCGCCGCCGCGCTCTCGGAGTACGTCGGTGCTGACCTCCTCGTCTACGCGACGAGCGTCCCCGGCGTGTTCGACGCCGACCCGAACGAGGACGGCGAGGCGACCCGCTTCGACGAACTGACGCCGGGCGAACTCGTCGACGTGATCGCGGGCATCGAGATGAACGCCGGCGCCTCCGCGCCGGTCGACCTGCTCGCGGCGAAGGTGATCGAGCGTTCGGGGATGCGGACGATCGTCCTCGACGGTACCGACCCAGACCGGATCGCCTCCGCCGTGCGATACGGCGACCACGACGGCACCGACGTGATCCCGGAGGGGATGGGAGCGGAACCGACCTACTGGGTCGACGGCGAATGA
- the thiL gene encoding thiamine-phosphate kinase — protein MDERAALAMLSDELHHAGDDAAVIDGCVLTTDMLHETTDFPPGTTRYTAGWRAVGASLSDLAAMGAEAVATVAVYAAPEFDDGEIRAFVRGTSEVSEAVGAAYVGGDLDTHAEFTVATTALGRVEEPVPRSGASAGELVCVTGTLGRSAAGVEAFKTGDHGTGNELFRFTPRVATGRALSGRASAMMDSSDGLARSLHQLSEASDCGFELERESIPIDRALLELVPDRAEELAVTFGEDFELVFTIPEGELKTVEAGSETPIGVIGEVTDGGVRMDGEPLVDRGYTHE, from the coding sequence ATGGACGAACGGGCCGCGCTCGCGATGCTCTCAGACGAACTGCACCACGCGGGCGACGACGCCGCCGTGATCGACGGTTGCGTCCTCACGACCGACATGCTCCACGAGACGACCGACTTCCCTCCCGGCACCACGCGTTACACCGCGGGCTGGCGCGCGGTCGGCGCCTCGCTCTCCGATCTCGCCGCGATGGGCGCCGAGGCGGTCGCCACGGTCGCCGTCTACGCCGCACCCGAGTTCGACGACGGCGAGATCCGGGCGTTCGTGCGCGGGACGAGCGAGGTCTCGGAAGCGGTCGGTGCAGCGTACGTCGGCGGCGACCTCGACACCCACGCGGAGTTCACCGTGGCGACGACCGCCCTCGGTCGCGTCGAGGAGCCGGTCCCCCGGTCGGGTGCGAGTGCAGGAGAGCTGGTCTGTGTCACCGGAACGCTCGGGCGGAGCGCAGCGGGGGTAGAGGCGTTCAAGACGGGCGATCACGGGACCGGAAACGAGCTCTTTCGGTTCACGCCGCGGGTCGCGACGGGTCGGGCGCTCTCCGGACGAGCGAGCGCGATGATGGACTCGAGCGACGGCCTCGCCCGGTCGCTCCACCAGCTCTCGGAGGCGAGCGATTGTGGGTTCGAACTCGAGCGCGAGTCGATTCCGATCGACAGGGCGCTGTTGGAACTCGTACCGGACCGTGCGGAGGAGCTAGCCGTCACCTTCGGCGAGGACTTCGAACTAGTCTTCACGATCCCGGAAGGGGAACTGAAGACGGTCGAGGCCGGCAGCGAAACCCCGATCGGCGTGATCGGCGAGGTGACCGACGGGGGCGTGAGGATGGACGGGGAACCGCTCGTGGACCGTGGTTACACCCACGAGTGA
- a CDS encoding DUF7123 family protein yields the protein MSTSAHHSPNSKEARLKRYLEEQAADGDLYFKGKFIADDVGLSPKEIGALMVKLSDSASGLEIEKWSYTSATTWRVSSA from the coding sequence ATGAGCACTTCCGCACACCACAGCCCGAACAGCAAGGAAGCCCGACTGAAACGGTACCTCGAGGAGCAGGCCGCCGACGGCGACCTCTACTTCAAGGGGAAGTTCATCGCCGACGACGTCGGACTGTCGCCGAAGGAGATCGGGGCGTTGATGGTGAAACTCTCCGATTCTGCGTCAGGTTTAGAGATCGAAAAGTGGTCGTACACGAGCGCGACCACGTGGCGCGTCAGCTCCGCGTGA
- a CDS encoding PadR family transcriptional regulator, protein MRKSGPPKGLISYLVLELLAERPRYGYEILKEIKGLSGGHWEPSYGSVYPILYKFEEKGWAERIEREDEPDRKYFELTDAGLEELEAKREQSGGRGRDFADVILGFYHVFATFATDDRFDLPAEEGEWHFDETFSRWIVEQITRHHEHYFGEFERIEDTPEEFYERQGVDR, encoded by the coding sequence ATGCGAAAGAGCGGCCCGCCGAAGGGCCTCATCTCGTATCTCGTCCTGGAGCTCCTCGCGGAGCGACCCCGCTACGGCTACGAGATACTCAAGGAGATCAAGGGACTCAGCGGGGGCCACTGGGAGCCGTCGTACGGCTCGGTCTACCCGATCCTCTACAAGTTCGAGGAGAAGGGCTGGGCCGAGCGGATCGAACGCGAGGACGAACCCGACCGGAAGTACTTCGAGCTGACCGACGCCGGCCTCGAGGAGCTGGAGGCGAAACGCGAGCAATCAGGGGGGAGGGGTCGGGACTTCGCGGACGTGATCCTCGGCTTCTACCACGTCTTCGCGACGTTCGCGACCGACGACCGGTTCGACCTCCCGGCCGAGGAGGGCGAGTGGCACTTCGACGAGACGTTCAGCCGGTGGATCGTCGAGCAGATCACCCGCCACCACGAACACTACTTCGGGGAGTTCGAGCGGATCGAGGACACTCCCGAGGAGTTCTACGAACGCCAGGGCGTCGACCGCTGA